Proteins from a genomic interval of Rhodothermus marinus:
- a CDS encoding polyprenol monophosphomannose synthase: MTTTPATSGHSGTLVVIPTYNEAQNVERLLPRVLELPCRVSVLVVDDASPDGTAERVRKLQDRYPDRLFLIERTGKLGLGSAYLTGFRFGLEHGYTYLAEMDADLSHNPDDLPRLLEPLRRDEADLVIGSRYIGGVRIINWPLSRLILSYSASLYTRMITCIPVYDVTSGFKCYHRRVLEAIDLDRIRSNGYSFQIEMKYRAWRKGFRLLEVPIIFTDRQEGSSKMNKAIVWEAAWKVWELRLRDLLGLL, from the coding sequence GTGACTACCACGCCCGCTACATCCGGCCACTCAGGCACGCTCGTGGTCATCCCGACCTACAACGAGGCGCAAAACGTCGAGCGCCTGCTTCCCCGCGTGCTGGAACTGCCCTGCCGGGTCTCCGTGCTGGTCGTGGACGACGCCTCGCCCGACGGCACTGCCGAACGTGTGCGGAAGCTGCAGGACCGCTACCCGGACCGCCTCTTTCTTATCGAGCGCACCGGCAAGCTGGGCCTGGGCTCGGCCTACCTGACAGGTTTTCGCTTTGGGTTGGAACACGGCTACACCTATCTGGCCGAAATGGACGCCGACCTGTCGCACAACCCGGACGACCTCCCCCGCCTGCTCGAACCGCTGCGCCGCGACGAGGCCGATCTGGTCATCGGCTCGCGCTACATCGGCGGCGTGCGCATCATCAACTGGCCGCTCTCGCGCCTGATCCTCTCTTACAGTGCCAGCCTCTACACCCGGATGATCACCTGTATCCCCGTCTACGACGTCACCTCGGGCTTCAAGTGCTACCACCGGCGCGTGCTCGAAGCCATCGACCTGGACCGCATCCGATCCAACGGCTATTCGTTTCAGATCGAAATGAAATACCGCGCCTGGCGCAAGGGCTTCCGGCTGCTCGAAGTGCCGATCATCTTCACCGATCGTCAGGAGGGTTCCTCCAAAATGAACAAGGCCATCGTCTGGGAAGCGGCCTGGAAGGTCTGGGAACTGCGCCTGCGCGACCTGCTCGGCCTGCTTTAA
- a CDS encoding alkaline phosphatase D family protein gives MRRCLLFLCGLWGLLGVAVAQVPVRLPETLPVAELLRSGPMNGYATQREVVVWLQTWAPAQVQLLYREEGQPEDSARITPPYFAGPETDYTVHISVPYLEPGRRYVYDVVLNDTILALPYQPRFQTQPLWQWRTDPPTFTVAAASCFYVNDPPYDRPGQPYGGDFQILTHLTRLRPDVMIWLGDNTYLREADFGSPTMMSYRYAHTRSHPLLQELLATAHHYAIWDDHDYGPNDADRSYVLKGAALRLFQQYWANPSYGLPGTPGVFTQFTWGDVDFFLLDDRFYRSPNDAPDDSTKTMWGEAQLTWLIDALTYSRAPFKIVANGNQILNRSTRFESVAARFPRDYERLLREIVRRGISGVVFLSGDRHHTELLRYEPEGFYPLYEITTSPLTAGPSNVEEDNPLRVEGTLLRERNVVLLTFSGPRTDRVLTITAYDAQGQERWRHTIRARELRPPRP, from the coding sequence ATGCGACGCTGCCTGCTTTTCCTCTGCGGGCTCTGGGGGCTCCTCGGAGTGGCCGTGGCCCAGGTGCCCGTCCGGCTACCCGAGACGCTTCCCGTAGCCGAGCTGCTGCGCTCGGGTCCGATGAACGGCTACGCCACGCAACGCGAGGTCGTCGTCTGGCTGCAGACGTGGGCGCCGGCTCAGGTGCAGCTGCTCTACCGCGAAGAGGGCCAGCCCGAAGACAGCGCACGCATCACCCCGCCGTACTTTGCCGGCCCTGAGACGGACTACACCGTGCACATCTCCGTGCCCTATCTGGAGCCGGGCCGCCGCTACGTTTACGACGTGGTGCTCAACGACACGATCCTGGCGCTCCCCTACCAGCCACGCTTCCAGACGCAACCGCTCTGGCAGTGGCGCACCGATCCGCCCACGTTCACCGTGGCCGCGGCGTCCTGCTTCTACGTGAACGATCCGCCCTACGACCGCCCCGGCCAGCCCTACGGCGGCGACTTCCAGATCCTCACGCACCTGACGCGCCTCCGCCCCGACGTGATGATCTGGCTGGGCGACAACACCTACCTGCGCGAGGCGGACTTCGGCAGCCCGACCATGATGTCTTACCGCTACGCGCACACCCGCAGCCATCCGTTGCTGCAGGAGCTGCTCGCCACGGCCCACCACTACGCCATCTGGGACGACCACGACTACGGCCCCAACGACGCCGACCGGAGCTATGTGCTCAAAGGCGCCGCACTGCGCCTCTTCCAGCAGTACTGGGCCAATCCGTCCTATGGCCTGCCCGGCACGCCCGGCGTCTTCACCCAGTTCACCTGGGGCGACGTGGACTTCTTCCTGTTGGACGACCGCTTTTACCGGAGTCCCAACGACGCCCCGGACGATTCCACCAAGACCATGTGGGGCGAGGCCCAGCTCACCTGGCTCATCGACGCGCTCACCTACAGCCGCGCACCCTTCAAGATCGTCGCCAACGGCAACCAGATCCTCAACCGCTCCACCCGCTTCGAGTCGGTGGCCGCCCGCTTTCCGCGCGATTACGAGCGGCTGCTCCGGGAAATCGTACGCCGCGGCATCTCCGGCGTGGTATTCCTGAGCGGCGACCGCCACCACACCGAGCTGCTGCGCTACGAGCCGGAAGGCTTCTATCCGCTCTACGAGATCACCACCTCGCCGCTGACGGCAGGCCCCTCGAACGTGGAAGAAGATAATCCGCTGCGCGTCGAAGGCACCCTGCTACGCGAGCGCAACGTGGTGCTGCTCACCTTCTCCGGGCCACGCACCGACCGCGTGCTGACGATCACCGCCTACGACGCCCAGGGCCAGGAACGCTGGCGCCACACGATCCGGGCCCGGGAGCTGCGACCGCCCCGACCGTGA
- the icd gene encoding NADP-dependent isocitrate dehydrogenase, translating into MAQPVSTEAPAFEHLTPPAEGVRIQKRPDGTLEVPDQPIIPFIEGDGTGPDIWRAAKLVFDAAVEKAYGGRRKIVWFEVFAGEKAYNQLGTWLPEDTLKAIDYYLVAIKGPLTTPVGGGIRSLNVALRQQLDLYACVRPVRYFPGVPSPVKHPELVDMVIFRENSEDVYAGIEFPAGSPEAQKLIRFLQEELGVTKIRFPETSGIGIKPISRDGTRRLVRAAIRYAIERGRKSVTLVHKGNIMKFTEGAFREWGYELAREEFGARPLDGGPWHVIEHDGREIVIKDVIADAFLQQILTRPAEYDVIATMNLNGDYISDALAAQVGGIGIAPGANINYETGHAVFEATHGTAPKYAGQDKVNPSSVILSGEMMLRYMGWHEAADLIIRGIERTIAQKRVTYDFHRLMEGATLLRTSEFGQAIVENMD; encoded by the coding sequence ATGGCACAACCGGTATCGACAGAAGCGCCTGCTTTCGAACACCTGACGCCCCCGGCCGAAGGGGTCCGCATCCAGAAACGTCCCGACGGCACGCTGGAGGTGCCGGATCAACCGATCATCCCCTTCATCGAGGGCGACGGCACCGGGCCCGACATCTGGCGGGCGGCCAAACTGGTCTTCGACGCGGCCGTCGAGAAAGCCTACGGCGGCCGCCGCAAGATCGTCTGGTTCGAGGTCTTCGCCGGCGAGAAAGCCTACAACCAGCTCGGCACCTGGCTGCCCGAAGACACGCTGAAGGCCATCGACTACTATCTGGTGGCCATCAAGGGACCGCTGACCACGCCGGTGGGCGGCGGCATCCGCTCGCTGAACGTGGCGCTCCGCCAGCAGCTCGACCTGTACGCCTGCGTGCGGCCGGTGCGCTACTTCCCGGGCGTGCCCTCGCCGGTCAAACACCCCGAACTGGTCGACATGGTGATCTTCCGGGAAAACTCGGAAGACGTCTATGCGGGCATCGAATTTCCGGCCGGCTCGCCCGAGGCACAGAAGCTCATTCGCTTCCTGCAGGAAGAACTGGGCGTCACGAAGATCCGCTTCCCGGAAACCAGCGGCATCGGCATCAAGCCGATCTCGCGCGACGGGACGCGTCGGCTGGTACGCGCCGCCATTCGCTACGCCATCGAGCGGGGCCGGAAGAGCGTCACGCTCGTGCACAAAGGCAACATCATGAAGTTCACGGAAGGTGCCTTCCGCGAATGGGGCTACGAGCTGGCCCGCGAGGAGTTCGGCGCCCGTCCGCTCGACGGCGGCCCCTGGCACGTGATCGAGCACGACGGTCGGGAAATCGTCATCAAAGACGTGATCGCCGACGCCTTCCTGCAGCAGATTCTGACGCGCCCGGCCGAGTACGACGTGATCGCCACGATGAACCTGAACGGCGATTACATCTCCGACGCGCTGGCGGCGCAGGTGGGCGGCATCGGCATCGCGCCCGGGGCCAACATCAACTACGAGACCGGCCACGCCGTCTTCGAGGCCACCCATGGCACGGCGCCCAAGTACGCGGGGCAGGACAAGGTCAACCCCAGCTCGGTGATCCTCTCGGGCGAGATGATGCTGCGCTACATGGGCTGGCACGAGGCGGCCGACCTGATCATCCGGGGCATCGAGCGCACGATCGCGCAGAAGCGCGTCACCTACGACTTCCACCGCCTCATGGAAGGCGCCACGCTGCTCCGGACGAGCGAGTTCGGGCAGGCCATCGTGGAAAATATGGACTGA
- a CDS encoding tRNA-queuosine alpha-mannosyltransferase domain-containing protein, translating into MLNILALEPWYGGSHRNFLDGLMRHSRHRFHAVTMAPRYRRWRMHGGAVTMARKALQAWDEGFRPDVIFATNMVNLPAFLSLTRSKLAHVPVILYFHENALTYPLPEGKERDPAFGYINYLSCLAADRVLFNTRFHMEEFLEALPQLLRAFPDYTHLDAVQEIRAKASVLYPGIDLSAHDQYAGDRRPRYWGPGMPPPIILWNQRWEYDKAPEVFLRVMNRLDDAGHRFRLILAGERFEEQPYELDKAFERYADRILHYGYAEDFEEYSRLLHRADIIVSTARHEFFGVAVLEAIYCGCHPLLPNRLSYPELIPEPLHRPLLHAPTLYEDEEELYRLLSALLKGEERPLPPERLREIPAHLDWKRHVEAYDRLFEEVAGMASARPDEAMAATA; encoded by the coding sequence ATGCTGAACATTCTGGCACTGGAGCCCTGGTACGGAGGGTCTCACAGGAATTTTCTGGACGGGCTGATGCGCCACAGCCGGCATCGGTTTCATGCGGTAACGATGGCGCCGCGCTACCGGCGCTGGCGCATGCACGGCGGGGCCGTCACCATGGCGCGGAAGGCGTTGCAGGCCTGGGACGAAGGCTTTCGGCCCGATGTGATCTTCGCCACGAACATGGTGAACCTGCCCGCCTTCCTGTCGCTGACGCGCAGCAAACTGGCGCACGTGCCCGTCATCCTCTATTTCCATGAAAACGCGCTGACCTATCCGCTGCCCGAGGGCAAAGAGCGGGATCCGGCCTTCGGGTACATCAACTACCTGTCGTGCCTGGCGGCCGATCGGGTGCTGTTCAACACGCGCTTCCACATGGAAGAATTTCTGGAGGCATTGCCGCAGTTGCTCCGGGCTTTTCCGGATTACACGCACCTGGACGCCGTGCAGGAGATTCGCGCCAAGGCTTCGGTGCTCTATCCGGGCATCGATCTGTCGGCGCACGACCAGTACGCGGGGGATCGGCGGCCGCGCTACTGGGGTCCGGGCATGCCGCCGCCCATCATTCTCTGGAACCAGCGCTGGGAGTACGACAAGGCGCCCGAAGTTTTCCTGCGCGTGATGAACCGGCTGGACGACGCCGGCCACCGCTTCCGGCTGATTCTGGCCGGCGAGCGCTTCGAGGAACAGCCCTACGAACTGGACAAGGCCTTCGAGCGCTACGCCGACCGCATCCTGCACTACGGCTACGCCGAGGACTTCGAGGAATACAGCCGCCTGCTGCACCGGGCCGACATCATCGTCTCGACGGCCCGCCACGAGTTTTTCGGGGTGGCGGTGCTGGAGGCGATCTACTGTGGCTGCCATCCGCTGCTTCCCAACCGGCTGAGCTATCCGGAGCTGATTCCCGAGCCGCTGCATCGGCCGCTGCTGCACGCGCCCACGCTGTACGAGGACGAGGAGGAACTCTACCGGCTGCTGTCGGCCCTGCTGAAAGGTGAGGAGCGGCCGCTGCCGCCGGAACGGCTCCGCGAAATCCCCGCGCACCTCGACTGGAAACGACACGTGGAAGCTTACGATCGGCTTTTCGAGGAAGTGGCCGGCATGGCTTCTGCGCGTCCGGACGAAGCCATGGCCGCTACCGCCTGA
- a CDS encoding ComF family protein, producing the protein MTVLPDSYRQTLRRLGRALRALVYPWHCLHCGARATHPTLPLCTDCLATLRRVPPGEPLRRLHRLPEAIGCFRAAYSLWYETSEGPFRPLHHALKYGNRPVYAQRLGRLLGETFRDELQEIDVIVPVPLHRRRFLERGYNQSAWLARGVGEVLGRSVAPELLVRVRATRSQTHLGREARRANVARAFAAPYPERVAGRHVLLVDDLLTTGATAAWAAQALHEAHASGVTLITLGLAV; encoded by the coding sequence ATGACTGTTTTACCGGATTCTTACAGGCAGACGCTTCGCCGTCTGGGAAGGGCCCTGCGGGCGCTGGTCTATCCATGGCACTGTCTGCACTGCGGCGCACGGGCCACGCACCCGACGCTTCCGCTCTGCACAGACTGTCTGGCCACGCTTCGTCGCGTGCCGCCCGGCGAGCCGCTTCGTCGCCTGCACCGGTTGCCGGAGGCCATCGGCTGCTTCCGCGCCGCCTACAGCCTGTGGTACGAAACCTCGGAGGGGCCCTTTCGCCCGCTGCACCATGCTCTGAAGTACGGCAACCGGCCGGTCTATGCGCAGCGGCTGGGACGGCTGCTGGGAGAGACATTCCGAGATGAGCTGCAGGAGATTGATGTAATCGTGCCCGTCCCGCTGCACCGCCGCCGTTTCCTGGAACGCGGCTACAACCAGAGCGCCTGGCTGGCCCGAGGCGTCGGCGAAGTGCTGGGACGCTCGGTCGCCCCCGAACTGCTGGTGCGCGTGCGCGCCACGCGGAGCCAGACCCACCTGGGTCGGGAAGCACGTCGCGCCAACGTGGCCCGCGCCTTTGCGGCGCCTTACCCGGAGCGTGTGGCCGGACGCCACGTGCTGCTGGTGGACGATCTGCTCACCACCGGCGCCACGGCCGCCTGGGCCGCCCAGGCCCTGCACGAAGCCCACGCTTCTGGCGTCACGCTGATCACGCTGGGCCTGGCGGTATGA
- a CDS encoding type I restriction endonuclease subunit R, whose translation MAMGNLVEEDVEQMALDELQALGWQTAYGPDLAPESLRPERETYGDVVLKGRLREALERINPDRPAVAIEEALRQVLTPESPALIENNRRFHQMLTDGVDVSWMGPEGEKHGKVWLLDLENLDNNDWLAVNQFTVIENKHERRPDIVLFVNGLPLVVIELKDPGTVQATLRAAFNQLQTYKQEIPSLFTYNEILVISDGMQARFGTLTSGWDRFMPWRTIDGTDLYREPGNDKQSEGMVQPGMKTLIRGMFERRRFLDYVLNFITFEQVDKGTAGIAKKAAGYHQYHAVNQALASTLVACGIEADASTLYARFQEAAAADPFAVREPKAEYRPKFGDRRVGVIWHTQGSGKSLSMVFYASKIIRHPAMQNPTIVVLTDRNDLDNQLFATFSANRQILRQTPVQAESRAHLKELLQVASGGVIFTTIQKFFPETRGERYPTLSERSNIVVIADEAHRSQYDFIDGFARHMRDALPNASFIGFTGTPIEKEDKNTRAVFGDYISIYDIQRAVEDGATVPIYYESRLAKIELDEAEKPRLDEEIEEITEAEEDVVRRERLKSKWASLEALVGAEKRIRLVAEDLVQHWERRREALLGKGMIVCMSRRICVEMYKAITALRPEWHSDDDARGKIKVVMTGSASDPLDWQPHIRNKERRDFLARRFKDPNDELELVIVRDMWLTGFDAPPLHTMYIDKPMSGHNLMQAIARVNRVFRDKPGGLVVDYLGIADSLKKALAVYAESGGRGKAAIDQAEAVAVMKEKYEVVCGILHGFDYWRLLAAAPDERLQGIAEAMDFILGREDGKKRYLQAVAALSKAFALAVPHEEALAIRDEVGLFQEIRAALIKATVSSAERAPEEVEAAVRQLVSRAISGCEVVDIFAAAGLEKPDISILSDEFLEEVRSLPQKNLAVETLKKLLQDEIQVRLRKNVVQSRAFSELLQRALNKYHNRAIEAAQVIEELIAIARQVREATRRGEELGLSEDEVAFYDALAVNESAVEVLGDETLKEIARVLVESVRKSVTVDWNRRESARAQLRVLVKRILRKYGYPPDKQEQAVELVLSQTEVLCGEWVA comes from the coding sequence ATGGCCATGGGTAATCTTGTGGAAGAGGACGTTGAACAAATGGCCCTGGACGAGCTCCAGGCGCTGGGCTGGCAGACCGCATACGGCCCCGACCTCGCCCCGGAGAGCTTACGGCCGGAACGTGAAACCTACGGCGATGTGGTGCTCAAGGGGCGGTTGCGGGAGGCGCTGGAGCGCATCAATCCGGACAGGCCCGCCGTGGCCATCGAAGAGGCCCTGCGCCAGGTGCTCACGCCCGAGAGTCCGGCGCTCATCGAGAACAACCGCCGCTTCCATCAGATGCTCACCGACGGCGTGGATGTTTCCTGGATGGGACCGGAAGGGGAGAAGCACGGCAAGGTGTGGCTGCTCGACCTCGAAAACCTGGACAACAACGACTGGCTGGCAGTCAACCAGTTCACGGTCATCGAGAACAAGCACGAGCGGCGGCCGGATATTGTGCTCTTCGTCAACGGTCTGCCGCTGGTCGTGATCGAGTTGAAAGACCCGGGCACGGTGCAGGCCACGCTACGGGCGGCCTTCAATCAGTTGCAGACCTACAAGCAGGAGATTCCTTCGCTCTTTACCTACAACGAGATCCTCGTCATTTCCGACGGCATGCAGGCCCGCTTCGGGACGCTGACGTCCGGTTGGGACCGATTCATGCCCTGGCGCACCATCGACGGGACCGACCTCTACCGCGAGCCGGGAAACGACAAGCAAAGCGAAGGTATGGTGCAGCCGGGGATGAAGACCCTGATCCGTGGTATGTTCGAGCGTCGGCGCTTTCTCGACTACGTGCTCAACTTCATCACCTTCGAACAGGTGGACAAGGGCACAGCAGGCATCGCCAAGAAGGCCGCCGGCTATCACCAGTACCATGCCGTCAATCAGGCGCTCGCTTCCACACTCGTCGCCTGTGGCATTGAAGCGGATGCCAGCACGCTATACGCTCGCTTTCAAGAAGCAGCGGCCGCTGATCCGTTTGCGGTCCGGGAACCAAAAGCCGAATATCGCCCGAAGTTCGGCGACCGGCGCGTCGGGGTCATCTGGCATACCCAGGGCTCGGGCAAAAGCCTTTCCATGGTCTTCTACGCCAGCAAAATCATCCGGCACCCCGCCATGCAAAACCCCACCATCGTGGTGCTAACCGACCGCAACGATTTGGACAATCAGCTTTTTGCCACCTTCAGCGCCAACCGTCAGATCTTGCGCCAAACCCCCGTGCAAGCCGAAAGCCGGGCGCACCTGAAAGAACTCCTCCAAGTTGCCTCTGGCGGCGTGATTTTCACCACCATCCAGAAATTCTTCCCCGAAACCAGGGGGGAACGCTACCCGACGTTGTCGGAGCGGAGCAACATCGTTGTCATCGCCGACGAAGCCCACCGCAGTCAATACGACTTCATTGACGGTTTCGCCCGCCACATGCGCGATGCGCTTCCCAACGCATCGTTCATTGGCTTTACCGGGACGCCCATCGAGAAGGAAGACAAAAACACCCGTGCAGTCTTCGGCGATTACATTTCCATCTACGATATCCAACGCGCAGTGGAAGACGGCGCTACAGTGCCGATCTACTACGAAAGCCGGTTGGCGAAGATCGAACTGGATGAGGCGGAGAAACCGCGGCTCGATGAGGAAATCGAGGAGATTACCGAAGCCGAAGAGGATGTCGTCCGCCGGGAACGCTTGAAGTCGAAATGGGCATCGCTGGAAGCTCTGGTGGGAGCGGAGAAGCGCATCCGGCTTGTGGCCGAGGACCTCGTGCAGCATTGGGAACGGCGGCGGGAAGCCCTGCTGGGCAAGGGCATGATCGTCTGCATGAGCCGTCGGATCTGCGTGGAGATGTACAAGGCCATTACGGCCCTGCGTCCTGAGTGGCACAGTGACGACGACGCCAGGGGGAAGATCAAGGTGGTGATGACCGGCTCTGCCTCGGATCCGCTCGATTGGCAGCCGCACATCCGCAACAAAGAACGCCGGGACTTTCTCGCCCGACGTTTCAAAGACCCAAACGATGAACTGGAACTGGTCATTGTGCGCGATATGTGGCTCACCGGCTTCGATGCGCCGCCCCTGCACACGATGTACATCGACAAGCCGATGAGCGGCCACAATCTGATGCAGGCCATCGCCCGCGTGAACCGCGTCTTTCGCGACAAGCCCGGCGGGCTGGTGGTGGACTACCTGGGCATTGCCGATTCCCTCAAGAAGGCGCTTGCCGTGTACGCTGAAAGCGGCGGTCGGGGCAAGGCGGCCATCGATCAGGCCGAAGCCGTGGCAGTGATGAAGGAGAAGTACGAGGTCGTCTGCGGCATCCTGCACGGATTCGACTATTGGCGCCTGCTGGCTGCTGCTCCCGATGAGCGCCTGCAGGGCATTGCCGAGGCCATGGACTTCATTCTGGGGCGGGAGGACGGTAAGAAGCGCTATCTGCAGGCCGTGGCGGCGCTGTCCAAGGCGTTTGCTTTGGCGGTGCCGCACGAGGAGGCCCTCGCTATTCGCGACGAGGTGGGTCTATTTCAGGAGATTCGGGCGGCTCTGATCAAGGCTACGGTGAGTTCGGCGGAGCGCGCCCCGGAGGAGGTTGAAGCGGCGGTTCGGCAGCTCGTTTCCCGGGCGATCTCGGGCTGCGAGGTAGTGGATATCTTCGCGGCGGCGGGATTGGAAAAGCCCGACATTTCCATTCTTTCCGATGAGTTTCTTGAAGAAGTGCGCAGCTTGCCGCAGAAAAATCTGGCCGTAGAGACGCTGAAAAAACTCCTTCAGGATGAGATCCAGGTTCGCCTGCGCAAAAACGTGGTGCAGTCGCGGGCGTTCTCGGAATTGCTCCAGCGGGCCCTGAACAAGTATCACAATCGCGCCATCGAAGCCGCGCAGGTGATTGAAGAACTGATCGCCATTGCCAGGCAGGTACGAGAAGCCACGCGCCGTGGTGAAGAGCTCGGCCTGTCCGAAGATGAAGTGGCGTTTTATGATGCGCTGGCGGTAAATGAAAGCGCTGTAGAAGTGCTCGGAGACGAAACCTTGAAGGAGATCGCCCGGGTACTGGTCGAAAGCGTACGCAAAAGTGTAACGGTAGATTGGAATAGACGTGAGAGCGCCCGCGCCCAGTTGCGCGTACTCGTCAAGCGTATCCTGCGCAAATATGGCTATCCGCCCGACAAACAGGAACAGGCTGTGGAGCTGGTTTTGAGTCAAACGGAGGTGTTGTGTGGCGAGTGGGTTGCTTGA
- a CDS encoding abortive infection family protein, with protein sequence MSANRLDDIAPAYPAAVERWPDAANLQQHYRELVRAWEGEGSSVIELIKSFLECVCWTVLNELGREGPASSTPTTTELLSCVLDALGLRNQRGVGPLGKVISGHNKLVEGLNELRNQDGSVAHGRDGFLDTIANRHMRVYLLSADSVIALILSAYDGREPNLRTTREPPERFRHLNERIDAGCALEAEVDEEAGVLVVRVQAGTQTPEEAIELRVPPSELLYHLDRQAYISVLDVLQGAMPAEEEERTELVEEEAGESGEFVSEEEPAVPSEPVAEPVRQQLLDDYQGRFREKVHLLYEFVVHRLLGGRGDQKEQVHRFANTLLDEMEDLAVVDWSRRESKRAAVRVTLKRLIQIAAIDGLDEEAIEPLLDWLRREIENGNGHG encoded by the coding sequence ATGAGTGCCAACCGTCTCGACGACATCGCCCCGGCCTATCCTGCCGCTGTCGAGCGCTGGCCGGATGCCGCCAATCTTCAACAACACTATCGGGAGCTCGTCCGCGCCTGGGAGGGGGAAGGGAGCAGCGTCATCGAGTTGATCAAGTCCTTCCTGGAGTGCGTCTGCTGGACGGTGCTCAACGAGCTGGGGAGAGAGGGACCGGCTTCCTCCACGCCGACGACAACGGAGTTGCTTTCCTGCGTATTGGACGCCCTGGGATTGCGCAACCAGCGCGGCGTCGGACCACTGGGCAAGGTGATCTCGGGGCACAATAAACTGGTCGAGGGGCTGAACGAGCTGCGCAATCAGGACGGCAGCGTCGCGCATGGCAGGGATGGGTTTCTCGACACGATTGCGAACCGGCATATGAGGGTATATTTGCTCTCGGCCGACTCGGTCATTGCGCTCATTCTGAGCGCCTACGACGGCAGGGAGCCCAATCTTCGGACCACCAGAGAGCCGCCAGAGCGGTTTCGGCATCTCAACGAGCGCATCGATGCAGGCTGTGCGTTGGAGGCTGAGGTAGATGAGGAGGCTGGCGTGCTGGTGGTGCGGGTTCAGGCAGGCACGCAGACGCCTGAGGAAGCCATCGAACTGCGCGTGCCGCCCAGCGAATTGCTGTATCACCTGGACCGGCAGGCCTACATAAGCGTGCTTGATGTGTTACAAGGGGCAATGCCAGCCGAGGAGGAGGAAAGAACGGAATTGGTCGAGGAGGAAGCAGGGGAATCGGGCGAATTTGTTTCAGAAGAAGAGCCAGCGGTACCGTCGGAACCCGTCGCCGAGCCAGTAAGACAACAGCTCCTTGACGATTATCAGGGGCGGTTTCGGGAGAAGGTACATCTGCTTTACGAGTTCGTCGTCCATCGGCTGCTGGGTGGCAGGGGCGACCAGAAAGAGCAGGTGCACCGTTTCGCCAACACGCTGCTTGACGAAATGGAAGACCTCGCAGTCGTGGATTGGAGCAGGCGCGAGTCAAAACGGGCGGCGGTGCGTGTGACGTTGAAACGCCTGATCCAGATTGCCGCTATCGATGGCCTGGACGAGGAGGCGATTGAGCCGCTGCTGGATTGGTTGCGCCGTGAAATCGAAAACGGGAATGGCCATGGGTAA
- a CDS encoding DUF4411 family protein has translation MRYLLDANVFIAAKNLHYGMDFCPAFWDWLVESNQAGKVFSIEKVKDELEAGDDELAVWVSSQRDGFFLKPDPTVLEAMGAVSEWVNSNGYTPAAKNAFFQVADYWLIAHALAGGFVVVTHEKPADTRNKVKIPNVCVGLGIKVMTPFEMLRHERARFVLER, from the coding sequence ATGAGATACCTGCTGGATGCCAACGTCTTCATAGCGGCCAAGAACCTGCATTACGGCATGGACTTCTGCCCAGCCTTCTGGGACTGGCTGGTCGAAAGCAACCAGGCCGGCAAGGTGTTCAGCATTGAGAAGGTCAAGGACGAACTCGAGGCGGGCGACGATGAACTGGCGGTTTGGGTGTCGTCTCAGCGGGATGGCTTCTTCTTGAAACCAGATCCGACTGTTCTCGAAGCGATGGGTGCGGTGAGCGAATGGGTGAACAGCAACGGATACACCCCGGCTGCCAAGAACGCTTTTTTCCAGGTGGCGGACTACTGGCTTATCGCCCATGCGCTGGCCGGTGGGTTTGTCGTTGTAACGCATGAGAAGCCTGCCGACACGCGGAATAAGGTCAAGATTCCGAACGTGTGTGTGGGACTGGGCATCAAGGTGATGACACCCTTCGAAATGTTGCGGCACGAGCGAGCTCGATTCGTTCTGGAGAGATAG